A genome region from Fervidobacterium changbaicum includes the following:
- a CDS encoding FGGY-family carbohydrate kinase: protein MSVLAIDCGTQSLRAIIFSDKGDVLAGEKVDFEPYYSRESGWAEQSPEVYWESLAKATNRLKEKSPKEFQSIEAVTLTTQRATIVVVDKNGTPLRDAFVWLDEREAFGKPKLYFHEQLAFWLIKKLPTARMAYRRSKANWIKQNEPEIWNKVHKYLLLSGYLTYKLVGEFVDSIASQVGYIPFDYKKKDWIKSDFHYKWRLFGIERDKLPRLVEPTAILGYITKSAAQFTGLKEGLPLISAGADKQCETLGVGCFSPNVGSISLGTTAKIQTTTPKYVEVIPFIPPYPSILSNAYNPEFGVSRGFWLVTWFKKEFAHSEVREAEELNTFPEKILDRYLREIPDGSDGLIIQPTWTAGPERPFSRGAIVGFSDRHTRLHVYKAIIEGIGYALLEGKMRIERKTGVKLERIGLSGGGSKSEEVCQITTNILGVPTYKVQTNETASLGAAIAGYVGIGRYKTFEEAVQNMVRIEKIFYPDTEKSRVYSEYFNKVYAKMWKRMEKLYYELGKITSKINNLQNRI, encoded by the coding sequence ATGAGTGTTCTTGCAATTGATTGTGGTACGCAGAGTTTGAGAGCGATCATCTTTTCAGACAAAGGGGATGTTCTTGCAGGTGAAAAGGTGGACTTTGAACCATACTATTCACGTGAAAGTGGCTGGGCTGAGCAATCACCTGAAGTGTACTGGGAAAGTCTTGCAAAGGCTACAAACAGACTGAAAGAAAAATCGCCAAAAGAGTTTCAATCAATTGAGGCAGTTACTTTAACAACCCAGAGAGCTACAATTGTAGTTGTGGACAAAAACGGCACACCGTTGAGAGACGCGTTTGTTTGGCTCGACGAACGCGAGGCGTTCGGGAAACCTAAGCTGTATTTCCATGAGCAACTTGCGTTTTGGTTGATCAAGAAACTTCCGACAGCACGCATGGCATATAGAAGGAGTAAGGCTAACTGGATAAAGCAAAACGAACCTGAAATCTGGAACAAAGTTCACAAATACCTTCTTCTCTCCGGATATCTGACTTACAAACTCGTTGGAGAATTTGTCGACTCAATCGCTTCACAAGTTGGATATATTCCATTTGACTACAAAAAGAAGGACTGGATTAAAAGTGATTTTCATTACAAATGGAGACTTTTCGGAATTGAAAGAGATAAACTGCCAAGGCTTGTTGAACCAACTGCAATACTTGGTTACATTACCAAATCAGCCGCTCAATTCACTGGTCTTAAGGAAGGATTACCATTAATCTCTGCTGGTGCGGACAAACAATGTGAAACTTTGGGTGTTGGATGCTTTTCTCCGAATGTAGGAAGTATAAGTCTTGGAACAACCGCGAAAATTCAAACAACCACGCCGAAATATGTAGAAGTTATACCGTTCATACCACCTTATCCTTCGATACTTTCGAATGCCTACAACCCAGAATTTGGTGTGTCCAGGGGTTTTTGGTTGGTTACTTGGTTTAAAAAAGAATTCGCACACAGTGAAGTTAGGGAAGCCGAAGAATTAAACACGTTCCCAGAAAAAATTCTCGATAGATACCTGCGTGAAATCCCAGATGGAAGCGATGGGCTAATCATACAACCTACATGGACCGCTGGACCCGAACGTCCTTTCTCAAGAGGAGCAATCGTCGGATTTTCAGACAGACACACACGGTTGCATGTTTATAAGGCGATTATAGAAGGCATCGGCTACGCATTATTGGAAGGGAAAATGAGGATAGAAAGAAAAACTGGTGTTAAGCTGGAAAGGATAGGGCTTTCAGGTGGAGGCTCCAAGAGCGAAGAGGTGTGCCAGATTACGACAAACATACTTGGCGTACCAACTTATAAAGTGCAGACTAATGAAACCGCATCTCTTGGCGCTGCTATTGCAGGATATGTTGGAATTGGAAGGTATAAGACCTTTGAAGAAGCCGTTCAAAATATGGTAAGGATCGAAAAAATTTTTTATCCTGACACTGAGAAGAGCAGAGTTTACAGTGAGTATTTCAACAAGGTATACGCAAAGATGTGGAAACGCATGGAAAAATTGTACTACGAACTTGGGAAGATAACGAGCAAAATCAACAATCTTCAAAATAGAATTTGA
- a CDS encoding S8 family peptidase produces the protein MKKLALFAAVFVILLVTFSCTNTFEPRFEPRAQGEFKVFDKLGVSGTEEDFVPGEYVLQFEPRENVIKALSSVGAEIVRTYSFEDVQIVTVRTEKPELLSSVPGVKSVDKNYIYRALATPNDTYYRYQWHYNNIKLPQAWDIMKSANIVVAVVDTGVSFTHPDLQGIFVTGKDFVDGDNNPTDPAQDVSHGTHCIGTVAAVTNNSLGVAGVNWGGYGIKIMPIRVLGADGSGTLDNVAAGIRWAVDNGAKIVSMSLGGSGAQVLMDAVKYAYGKNVTLVCAAGNENRPSLSYPAAYVETIAVGATRYDNKRAPYSNYNYTRYYDPYKKAYVYHYLDVVAPGGDTSVDQNSDGYADGVLSTTWTPTNGDIYMFLQGTSMATPHVAALAAMLYAKGYTTPEAIRNRLIKTAYKIPGYTYDSTGWNKYVGYGLIDAYKALTY, from the coding sequence ATGAAAAAGCTAGCCTTATTTGCTGCCGTTTTCGTGATTTTGTTAGTAACGTTCAGCTGTACAAACACATTTGAACCAAGATTTGAACCTCGGGCTCAAGGAGAGTTCAAAGTCTTTGACAAACTTGGAGTATCGGGAACAGAAGAAGATTTCGTTCCAGGCGAATACGTTCTCCAATTTGAACCAAGAGAAAACGTTATCAAAGCACTGTCAAGCGTTGGGGCAGAAATAGTCAGAACCTACTCATTTGAAGATGTCCAGATCGTCACCGTTCGTACGGAAAAACCCGAGCTTCTTAGCTCCGTTCCCGGCGTCAAATCAGTTGATAAGAACTATATATACAGAGCGCTTGCAACACCAAACGATACGTATTACAGATATCAATGGCACTACAACAACATCAAACTTCCTCAAGCATGGGATATAATGAAATCTGCTAATATTGTCGTAGCAGTTGTAGACACTGGTGTTAGTTTTACACACCCAGACCTTCAAGGCATATTTGTCACTGGTAAAGATTTCGTAGATGGTGACAACAATCCCACAGACCCAGCACAAGATGTCAGCCACGGTACTCACTGTATAGGTACAGTTGCAGCTGTTACAAACAACAGCTTAGGTGTGGCTGGTGTGAACTGGGGCGGATACGGAATAAAGATAATGCCAATCAGGGTGCTCGGTGCAGACGGTTCAGGAACACTTGACAATGTAGCAGCTGGAATCAGATGGGCAGTAGACAACGGAGCGAAAATTGTTAGTATGAGCCTTGGTGGCAGTGGTGCCCAGGTACTTATGGATGCAGTTAAATATGCTTACGGTAAAAACGTTACATTGGTGTGCGCTGCAGGAAATGAAAATAGACCTTCACTCTCATATCCAGCAGCTTACGTTGAAACAATAGCTGTTGGTGCAACAAGGTACGATAACAAACGCGCACCGTATTCTAATTACAACTACACAAGATATTACGATCCTTACAAAAAAGCTTACGTCTATCACTACCTCGACGTTGTTGCGCCTGGTGGAGACACAAGCGTTGATCAAAATAGCGATGGATATGCAGACGGCGTGCTGAGTACCACATGGACACCAACAAATGGTGACATATATATGTTCTTGCAAGGCACGTCCATGGCAACACCACATGTTGCAGCTCTTGCGGCAATGCTCTATGCAAAAGGATACACAACACCGGAAGCCATCAGAAACAGATTGATAAAGACAGCCTACAAGATTCCAGGTTACACGTACGACTCTACGGGCTGGAATAAGTACGTTGGATACGGATTGATTGATGCTTACAAAGCTTTAACGTACTAA
- a CDS encoding DUF3783 domain-containing protein has product MSEENRKEQKIVILHGFEKPEILKVMKLLKENFQGEDLIFASTTPTSLTWKVEDLITELKQEHEEFKRIRQTKRENESPKE; this is encoded by the coding sequence ATGAGTGAAGAGAACAGAAAAGAACAGAAGATAGTAATACTGCACGGCTTTGAGAAGCCGGAAATCCTTAAGGTTATGAAACTTCTCAAAGAAAATTTTCAAGGTGAAGACTTGATCTTTGCAAGCACAACTCCGACGAGTTTGACCTGGAAAGTTGAAGACCTGATCACCGAACTCAAGCAAGAACATGAGGAATTTAAGAGAATTAGGCAAACTAAGAGAGAAAACGAATCACCGAAGGAATAA
- a CDS encoding glycosyltransferase, translating into MRFIVFGLFILISIAYVISGRKRILHSKNDYEDLVNDTKISVIIPARNEEQNLKKLLPLILNQTIKPFELIVVDDNSTDGTYSVASSFENVKVIRLTEEPPKGWVGKSWAIWNGFSNSSGNYLLFLDADVEPEPVLISSLIQRYREKSGLITVWPYQRFERFYEHLTLPFNLLVIYASNNLGFPSKEPSGAFGPVIFTSRKDYEMVGGHEAIRDSVLEDIKLGKLYLRSGLKVTNFLGNNTVKFRMYPNGIRQLFEGFSKNMSSGAITAGILPFALSIIWMSGVYSSISTAFSIEGAVRYMVTALAIYVMAKPTGDYKWYDAILYPVHFLFFLIVFFYSLYLTIFKKQVSWKGRKINV; encoded by the coding sequence TTGAGATTCATCGTATTTGGACTTTTCATACTGATTTCAATTGCGTACGTTATCTCCGGAAGAAAGAGAATTTTACATTCGAAAAACGATTATGAAGACTTAGTCAACGATACAAAGATTTCTGTTATTATACCAGCCCGCAACGAAGAGCAGAACTTGAAAAAGCTTTTACCGCTGATATTAAATCAAACGATAAAACCGTTCGAATTAATCGTTGTTGACGATAACTCCACAGATGGAACATATTCAGTTGCGTCAAGCTTTGAGAACGTGAAGGTTATTAGACTAACCGAAGAACCACCTAAAGGATGGGTAGGAAAATCCTGGGCTATATGGAACGGGTTTTCCAATTCTTCTGGCAATTATTTATTGTTTCTTGATGCTGATGTTGAACCTGAGCCAGTCCTAATTAGCTCTCTTATCCAGCGTTACAGGGAAAAGAGTGGTTTGATAACAGTATGGCCATACCAACGGTTCGAAAGATTTTACGAGCATTTGACACTACCATTCAACTTGCTTGTCATTTACGCAAGTAATAATCTTGGATTTCCTTCAAAGGAACCTTCCGGAGCATTTGGACCTGTAATTTTTACATCAAGAAAAGACTACGAGATGGTCGGAGGACACGAAGCGATTAGAGATAGTGTTCTTGAGGATATAAAACTTGGGAAATTGTACCTGAGGAGTGGATTGAAAGTCACAAATTTTCTTGGAAACAACACTGTCAAATTCAGAATGTATCCGAATGGGATAAGACAGCTTTTCGAAGGTTTTTCGAAAAATATGTCATCTGGGGCAATAACGGCAGGTATTCTTCCATTTGCTTTATCTATTATATGGATGTCGGGGGTGTATTCATCCATAAGTACTGCTTTTAGTATAGAAGGGGCCGTGCGTTATATGGTGACCGCTTTAGCTATTTATGTAATGGCTAAGCCTACCGGTGATTACAAATGGTATGACGCTATCTTATACCCCGTGCATTTTTTGTTTTTCCTAATCGTGTTTTTCTACTCCCTTTATCTGACAATTTTCAAAAAGCAAGTATCATGGAAAGGGAGGAAGATAAATGTTTGA
- a CDS encoding glycerol-3-phosphate acyltransferase yields the protein MFDKTFLSYLTIIFVQFLSGSIMYSYIIARLLKIDLRKVRDGNPGSTNLWRAAGWKLGFLALALDYFKGVFPLALFAWNARVEINPYVVSVAALAGVAGHAFSPMLRFKGGKAIATTFGAWSVLTKWEGPMVLGITFTLFSVVNKLRGKRGTTPEEDTLRVFIGFFFLLIYTIWKVFNGSPELIVLYFGNLIIVAYKHRREIFKLIEKRGEA from the coding sequence ATGTTTGATAAGACTTTTTTATCTTACTTAACAATAATATTTGTCCAGTTTCTTTCTGGAAGCATCATGTATTCTTACATAATTGCCCGTTTATTAAAGATTGACCTCAGAAAGGTTCGCGATGGTAACCCTGGTTCTACAAATCTTTGGAGGGCGGCAGGTTGGAAATTGGGCTTTCTTGCGCTTGCACTTGATTATTTCAAAGGTGTCTTTCCACTTGCATTGTTTGCTTGGAATGCCCGGGTAGAGATTAATCCCTACGTGGTTAGCGTAGCTGCGTTGGCTGGTGTTGCCGGACATGCTTTCTCACCAATGCTCCGGTTCAAAGGAGGAAAAGCGATAGCAACAACTTTCGGTGCTTGGTCTGTATTGACCAAATGGGAAGGTCCGATGGTGCTTGGTATTACGTTTACATTGTTCTCTGTGGTAAATAAGCTCAGAGGAAAAAGAGGGACAACACCAGAAGAAGATACCTTGCGTGTTTTTATAGGTTTTTTCTTTTTGCTCATATATACAATATGGAAAGTTTTCAACGGGTCCCCAGAATTAATAGTACTTTATTTTGGGAACCTAATAATTGTTGCTTACAAACATAGAAGGGAGATATTTAAACTTATCGAAAAGAGGGGAGAAGCGTGA
- a CDS encoding methyltransferase family protein yields the protein MRYLFWISIVAWWIMDFCVLVLRKNIYSKVLDKRSKFIVIGLILIGVFLAIVPEDFRAVWRTREFGPFQIFGTFIVMLGVTIRLLAIISLGEYFSGDIVVGPDKKLVQRGLYKKIRHPSYTGEIVAFLGLGIVFQHIPSSIFISVFPFLAFLYRAIIEEKKLHGEFGDEFIEYKKRTRMFI from the coding sequence ATGCGCTATCTATTTTGGATATCAATCGTAGCTTGGTGGATAATGGATTTCTGCGTTCTTGTTCTAAGAAAAAACATTTATTCAAAAGTGCTCGACAAAAGGAGTAAGTTCATAGTTATCGGGCTTATTTTGATAGGGGTATTTTTAGCAATTGTACCAGAAGATTTCAGAGCGGTTTGGAGAACGAGGGAATTCGGGCCATTCCAAATATTCGGTACGTTCATCGTTATGCTCGGTGTGACGATTAGACTCTTAGCGATCATAAGCTTGGGTGAGTATTTCTCTGGAGATATAGTTGTCGGACCAGATAAAAAGCTCGTTCAGAGGGGATTATATAAGAAAATCAGGCATCCGAGTTACACAGGCGAGATAGTAGCATTCCTCGGTCTAGGGATCGTATTCCAGCATATTCCATCTTCTATTTTCATATCTGTCTTTCCCTTCTTAGCGTTCTTATACAGAGCAATTATTGAGGAAAAGAAACTGCACGGGGAATTTGGAGATGAGTTCATCGAATATAAAAAGAGAACAAGGATGTTCATATGA